GCGATGAATGCCACAAGAAAACGCTTCAAGATCAAGGCCTCCCGCCGCTTCGGACCTGTTGCGCCCCGGACGATGCGGCCGGCGCGAGGTCACGCTAGGGCTTGTTTCAGCGTGGCGCAACAGGCTTCCGGTTCGTTGAAGACGACGGAATCAGGGCGATTTCAAGAAGCTCTCGTTGCCGCGAGACGCCAATCCGGAACCCCGGATGACGGCCATCGTCGCGTCTCCGGACCGATGCCGGAGATTCCCCCATCGTACCGTTTGAACTAGAGTGAACGCGAATCATCGGGTGGGGTATTCGGGATCGGTTCAGCGCTTCGGCATCGTTCGGCCGGAGTCTCCGGTTTCATTTCATGTAGGCAAGCTCGGGGATTTTCCGGTCGGGGCGGCATGCCGTCAGCGGATCGGGTCGAAACTGATGCTGCGGTCCCCACGAGGCGATGCCGACCACTCTTGCCCGACATGAAGCGAGCCCCCTCGCCCTGGCCTCGCGCGCCGACCTGACCGCCTATCTGGCCGCCCTGTGCGCCGACATCCAGGCGGATCACTACATGCTTCTGGCCGTCGTTCACGACCGCGACCGCAGCGACGCCCGCGTCATAGCCTCCAACTGGATCTACGATGCCATTCAGCTGATCGGCTTCCGCCAGCTCGCGGCGCTGGCGGCAAGCGACGCGACCGTCTCACCGGGCGGACGATGCCGTCCGGTTGCGACGGAAGATGGAGGCTCGCGGTCCGGGATCGACGCCGCAACGTCGACCTTGCTCAAGGCGCTCGGACACGCCGAGCTTTACGTTCTGAAGCTCTATGCCGGCCGCCAGCGCTATTATCTCCTGCTATCGGCCGCGCAAGCCGGCGTCGTCCGCGTCGAGACGCTTGCGGCAATCCATATGCCGGTCTGCTACGC
The window above is part of the Rhizobiaceae bacterium genome. Proteins encoded here:
- a CDS encoding LuxR C-terminal-related transcriptional regulator produces the protein MPTTLARHEASPLALASRADLTAYLAALCADIQADHYMLLAVVHDRDRSDARVIASNWIYDAIQLIGFRQLAALAASDATVSPGGRCRPVATEDGGSRSGIDAATSTLLKALGHAELYVLKLYAGRQRYYLLLSAAQAGVVRVETLAAIHMPVCYALSRAPDLLASAALVDPLTDRERECLFWVSEGKTTDDIAIILGVSANTANSYIANAIQKLGSSNRAMAMATAIRSGVI